One Candidatus Devosia phytovorans genomic window carries:
- a CDS encoding AprI/Inh family metalloprotease inhibitor, protein MTVWMRGSSAIGVAAIAVLLAACQSTGSNTANLNTIGAPSQLQPVQSSSVQQGTLPAIGATGTPAPGLSGQPVLGGVNTQTAMTTPGMTQPGAPGAAPAAGGNSSFVTLNQPMGGGVSAGPEGVWNVVAGAATCRINLPMTAKTGTSYYRASAPGCTVPQIASVTGWQQVGSQLQLYDENGNIAAFLAPSSGRYIGTISGGQAISMAR, encoded by the coding sequence ATGACGGTTTGGATGCGCGGATCCTCCGCGATTGGCGTGGCGGCAATCGCCGTTCTGCTGGCAGCGTGCCAGTCGACCGGTTCCAATACGGCCAATCTCAATACGATTGGTGCCCCGTCGCAGTTGCAGCCGGTACAGAGTTCAAGCGTGCAGCAGGGCACGCTGCCGGCCATCGGCGCGACCGGTACGCCGGCACCAGGGCTTTCGGGCCAGCCCGTCCTCGGCGGCGTCAATACGCAGACGGCGATGACCACGCCGGGCATGACCCAGCCGGGTGCGCCCGGTGCAGCACCCGCTGCTGGCGGCAATAGCTCCTTCGTGACGCTCAACCAGCCGATGGGCGGTGGCGTGAGCGCCGGTCCGGAAGGCGTGTGGAACGTGGTGGCCGGTGCCGCTACCTGCCGCATCAACCTGCCCATGACGGCCAAGACCGGCACCAGCTATTACCGCGCCTCGGCTCCGGGCTGCACCGTGCCGCAGATCGCTTCGGTCACCGGCTGGCAGCAGGTCGGCAGCCAGCTGCAGCTCTATGATGAAAACGGCAATATCGCTGCTTTCCTCGCGCCGAGCTCGGGCCGCTACATCGGCACCATCTCGGGTGGCCAGGCCATCTCGATGGCCCGCTAA
- the zapE gene encoding cell division protein ZapE, translating to MTSSSQSSGPVTAAYADLAGRGTLVADPAQREAAGRLDAVLAGLLAEQPKGFFGKLFDKPQPVRGLYLFGEVGRGKTMLMDLFFAAAPFRQKRRVHFHEFMDEIHAGMAAFRKSEKGRDADPVEAVVKPIVRSGLRLLCLDEFHVHDITNAMLLYRLFEKLFAQGVTLVATSNVLPDDLYKDGLNRQLFLPFIALLKQHCEVASLHAERDYRRMKFAGQHVYAFGTGPAVRAEMDRLWLRITGGEAGAPGVVESIGREIPVPLVAMGAARFNFADLCEKPLGSRDFVRIAHQFDSVIIDGVPQMDRTKSDAAKRFILLIDNLYDRGVKLGASFAAPLEQLGKDDRTAFEFQRTISRLDEMQSEEYLAKGLRDSPSEDVTTPA from the coding sequence ATGACATCCTCTTCCCAATCCTCCGGTCCCGTCACCGCCGCCTATGCCGATCTGGCGGGGCGGGGGACGCTTGTTGCCGATCCGGCGCAGCGCGAGGCGGCCGGGCGGCTCGATGCCGTGCTGGCGGGTCTTCTCGCCGAGCAGCCCAAGGGCTTTTTCGGGAAACTCTTCGACAAGCCGCAGCCGGTGCGCGGGCTCTATCTCTTTGGCGAGGTGGGTCGCGGCAAGACCATGCTGATGGACCTGTTCTTTGCTGCGGCGCCGTTCAGGCAGAAGCGGCGCGTGCATTTCCATGAATTCATGGACGAGATCCATGCCGGCATGGCCGCTTTCCGCAAGAGCGAGAAGGGGCGCGATGCCGATCCGGTCGAGGCCGTGGTCAAGCCGATCGTCCGCTCCGGCCTGCGCCTGCTGTGCCTCGATGAATTTCACGTGCATGACATCACCAATGCCATGCTGCTCTACCGGCTGTTCGAAAAGCTGTTCGCGCAGGGTGTGACGCTGGTGGCGACATCCAATGTGCTGCCCGATGACCTTTACAAGGACGGGCTCAACCGCCAACTCTTCCTGCCCTTCATCGCCTTGCTCAAGCAGCATTGCGAGGTCGCGAGCCTGCATGCCGAGCGCGATTATCGCCGCATGAAGTTTGCCGGCCAGCATGTCTATGCCTTCGGCACCGGTCCGGCGGTCAGGGCCGAGATGGATCGGCTGTGGCTGCGCATCACCGGCGGCGAGGCGGGGGCGCCGGGCGTGGTCGAAAGCATTGGCCGGGAAATCCCCGTGCCACTGGTCGCGATGGGGGCAGCCCGCTTCAACTTCGCCGATCTCTGCGAAAAGCCGCTGGGCTCGCGTGACTTCGTGCGCATCGCCCATCAGTTCGACTCGGTCATCATCGACGGCGTGCCGCAGATGGACCGAACGAAGTCGGACGCGGCCAAGCGGTTTATCCTGCTGATCGACAATCTCTACGATCGCGGCGTCAAGCTGGGCGCCAGCTTTGCTGCCCCGCTCGAGCAATTGGGCAAGGACGACCGCACGGCCTTCGAATTCCAGCGCACGATTTCGCGTCTCGATGAGATGCAGTCGGAGGAATATCTGGCCAAGGGATTGCGGGACTCTCCGTCGGAAGACGTCACCACCCCAGCCTGA